The following coding sequences are from one Tubulanus polymorphus chromosome 12, tnTubPoly1.2, whole genome shotgun sequence window:
- the LOC141913859 gene encoding uncharacterized protein LOC141913859 yields MAKEMEEFNLAEALFSKPPSQTANAVGGESESKIRRTGTVEKNAVNDEVSVPSQFPQNHGDSANKSSAECASVAKITLHSLAEQRRYELRPHINPRYRSICASKSVKESSEVLFGVDMANKVKELNDLSKVGAIFNKEYSQRDSKIQNYKMRPHLLAKRGPPAEIFLTSDASGIGWRGTRGNLKTGGNWSSWEAALHINQLEIEAALFTLQPLCKTETDTHILIRIDNQVTVAFLNNMGGRKEKCNAIARETWLWCKARGLWLTAAYLPGALNTEADAMSRTYHDNTEWGLNDRVFRKLCQIWGEPAIDLFASRNNHKVPRLFSWKPDPQAEAVDAFSVPWNKELVYAFPPFCLVGKTLQKIQAKSAQHSSYASVETDERATEDESFRGEDIGRTTTDGMFSQEGRVIITASWRESSRDQYSTQIRKWLGFCAPRNADPYEGSVPIVSRFMRGIFNLRPALPRNRVIWSVEPVLNFLKGLSPAVSLSLKDLTLKLVLLLALLTGQSLYLIDLRNITLTTNKLKIRFGDLLKQSRPRFHQAEITFKAYVPDRRLCIVNYCKVNLNRKEKLRGDTTQFFISYVKPHGPISRDTLSRWIRVMLTRAGVDMNIFTPHSTRSAATTAAERNNAPIQSTLKTAGWSNLSVFRKYYRKPVPDESNFNVI; encoded by the exons ATGGCCAAAGAAATGGAAGAATTTAACCTTGCTGAGGCGCTTTTTAGCAAGCCGCCATCTCAAACTGCTAATGCGGTTGGCGGAGAGTCGGAATCGAAGATTAGGAGGACTGGAACAGTCGAGAAAAATGCAGTGAATGACGAAGTAAGTGTTCCTTCACAATTTCCTCAAAATCATGGCGACTCGGCTAATAAGTCGAGCGCGGAGTGTGCCTCAGTCGCTAAAATTA CCTTACACTCGTTGGCAGAGCAAAGGCGCTACGAACTTAGACCTCACATAAACCCAAGATATCGATCGATTTGTGCCAGTAAGAGTGTTAAAGAGTCCTCTGAAGTTTTATTTGGAGTTGACATGGCAAATAAGGTCAAAGAGCTCAATGACCTCTCTAAAGTTGGCGCCATATTCAACAAAGAGTATTCTCAACGTGACTCTAAAATACAGAATTATAAAATGAGACCTCATCTTTTAGCGAAGCGAGG GCCCCCAGCAGAAATTTTCCTCACTTCTGACGCTAGTGGCATAGGGTGGAGAGGAACAAGAGGAAATCTTAAGACGGGTGGAAATTGGTCTAGCTGGGAAGCAGCTTTACATATAAACCAACTTGAGATAGAAGCTGCCCTTTTCACCCTACAACCTTTGTGTAAAACGGAAACAGATACTCATATCTTGAttagaattgataatcaagtCACGGTCGCCTTCTTAAATAATATGGGCGGCAGAAAGGAAAAATGTAATGCTATAGCTAGGGAAACTTGGCTTTGGTGCAAGGCTAGAGGTTTATGGTTGACAGCTGCTTATCTGCCAGGAGCCCTAAACACTGAGGCAGATGCTATGAGTCGTACTTACCATGATAACACTGAATGGGGCCTGAATGACAGAGTGTTTAGAAAGTTGTGTCAAATTTGGGGTGAGCCAGCTATTGATCTTTTTGCGTCCCGGAATAATCACAAGGTTCCAAGGCTTTTTTCCTGGAAACCGGATCCACAGGCAGAAGCAGTTGATGCATTCTCTGTACCGTGGAATAAAGAGTTAGTCTATGCGTTTCCACCCTTCTGTTTGGTGGGCAAGACGCTACAAAAAATCCAAGCAAAAAGTGCTCAG CACTCTTCTTACGCATCCGTCGAGACAGATGAGCGAGCTACCGAAGATGAATCTTTTCGCGGCGAGGATATCGGGCGTACAACAACAGACGGAATGTTTTCTCAGGAAGGTAGAGTCATTATCACGGCATCGTGGCGAGAGTCTTCACGTGATCAATACTCAACGCAAATTCGCAAATGGCTCGGTTTTTGTGCTCCGAGGAATGCTGATCCCTACGAGGGGAgt GTACCCATAGTTAGTCGATTCATGAGAGGTATATTTAATTTAAGGCCAGCTTTACCCAGAAATAGGGTTATTTGGTCGGTGGAACCAGTATTAAATTTCCTGAAAGGCCTGTCTCCGGCAGTTAGTTTGTCACTAAAAGATCTCACATTAAAGCTTGTTttattactggcgctgttaaCTG GACAGTCTCTATATCTGATCGACTTGAGAAATATAACGCTTACCACAAACAAGTTAAAAATTCGGTTTGGTGATTTGTTAAAACAGTCCAGGCCACGTTTCCATCAGGCCGAGATAACATTTAAAGCCTATGTACCAGACAGACGTCTTTGTATTGTGAACTATTGTAAAGTTAACCTTAatcgaaaagaaaaattgcGTGGTGATACAAcacaattctttatttcatatgtGAAACCACATGGACCTATAAGTAGAGATACATTGTCAAGGTGGATAAGAGTAATGCTTACAAGGGCAGGAGTTGACATGAACATTTTTACGCCTCACAGTACTAGGTCAGCGGCAACTACGGCGGCAGAAAGAAATAATGCGCCTATACAATCTACATTAAAGACGGCAGGATGGTCAAATCTATCAGTGTTTAGAAAATATTACAGGAAACCTGTACCTGATGAatcaaatttcaatgtaatttgA